A window of Candidatus Binatia bacterium genomic DNA:
GCTTAGATCAGGACTTGGTGGAGACGCTCGATGAGATGAGCCGGAAAAGCAAGAAACCCCGGAGCCGCGTGGTCCAGGAGGCCTTGCGCTTGTGGAGGCGGAAACATGTTCATGACAAGCTCGCGGAAGGATACCGGGCTATGGCGGAAGAGGACCGGGAAACAGCCGAGCGGCTTTTGCCCGCATTTAAGGAAATTCTGAAATGAAAGGATTAACGCCGCGCAGAGGCGAAGTGTGGCTCGTTAATTTCAATCCTGGCCGGGGCAGCGAGCAAAGAGGTATTCGGCCTGCGCTGGTAATCCAGAACGATACCGGAAATATTTACGCCTCCACCACGATCGTAGCCGCGATCACGTCCACCATAAAGGAGTTCCCTGTGACGGTGGTTTTGCCTGCCGGCGAAGGAGGGCTCAAGCAACGGTCCATGGTCAATTTGGCTCAGCTTCTTACCATCGACAAGGGGCGTCTTCAGAGACGTCTTGGAAACATAAGCGACCCGGTCATAGAGCAGGTCAACGAGGCTGTCCGCGTAAGTCTCGATGTTTAAAGTTCTCCTTCCACCTGGTTCGCTTCCAAGAACGAAAGATCTCTGCGTGAGATTATAGTGGAGGCGACGAAGTCTAGGAGATCAATTTGTGAAGCCATCAAAGAAGCAATACCGGACTCCCACGCAAAAGGGGAAGAAGGAGGCCTTAAGGCGGCTTCTTTCGCCTCAATGCGCAATCACTTTTCCGTCTTGGAAAAAGATCAAAAAGGAACTGGAAGACAGCATGAGGAGAGGGATTGAAACGGATTGACGCGAATCCAATCCACGCGGCCGTCGTTCTGACCCACGACCTCGAGGGCATCGTCACGGCCGATAAAGTCTTTGACCGAAAGCGGTTCGATCTCAAGTAGAGGTTCTGTCCGGGAGAGTTCTAGAT
This region includes:
- a CDS encoding type II toxin-antitoxin system PemK/MazF family toxin codes for the protein MKGLTPRRGEVWLVNFNPGRGSEQRGIRPALVIQNDTGNIYASTTIVAAITSTIKEFPVTVVLPAGEGGLKQRSMVNLAQLLTIDKGRLQRRLGNISDPVIEQVNEAVRVSLDV
- a CDS encoding ribbon-helix-helix protein, CopG family, whose translation is MAQKVKLTVSLDQDLVETLDEMSRKSKKPRSRVVQEALRLWRRKHVHDKLAEGYRAMAEEDRETAERLLPAFKEILK